A genomic region of Parus major isolate Abel chromosome 14, Parus_major1.1, whole genome shotgun sequence contains the following coding sequences:
- the ATPAF2 gene encoding ATP synthase mitochondrial F1 complex assembly factor 2, whose translation MSSVAMWRGCRRLWWAHSPPARLPRPPPAAARSGPVGPCGRRAYAPPAERKRFYQNVSISQGEGGFEINLDHRKLKTPQAKLFTVPSEALAIAVATEWDSQKDTIKFYTMHLTTLCNTALDNPTQRNKTQLIRAAVKFLETDTVCYRVEEPPALAELQKNEWDPVVTWAEKRYNVTIGSSTSILGPNIPASTKETFVSHLASYNMWALQGIEFVITQLKSLILSMSLIDRHITVEKAVLLSRLEEEYQIRRWGNVEWAHDYDLCELRARTAAGTLFVHLCSESSTIKHKLLQD comes from the exons ATGTCGTCTGTCGCGATGTGGCGCGGCTGTCGCCGGCTGTGGTGGGCCCACTCTCCGCCCGCTCGGCTTCCCCGACcgcctcctgcagctgctcgGAGCGGCCCGGTGGGGCCATGCGGGCGCCGGGCCTATGCCCCACCGGCAG AGAGGAAGAGGTTCTACCAGAACGTGAGCATCTCACAGGGGGAAG GAGGCTTTGAAATAAACCTGGACCACCGAAAGCTGAAAACGCCCCAGGCCAAGCTCTTCACTGTCCCCAGCGAGGCTTTGGCCATTGCAGTGGCAACAGAGTGGGATTCCCAGAAAGACACCATCAAGTTCTACACAATGCACCTG ACCACTCTGTGCAACACGGCGCTGGACAATCCCAcgcagagaaacaaaacacagctgatcCGAGCAGCTGTGAAGTTCCTGGAGACAGACACAGTCTG CTATCGTGTGGAGGAGCCTCCAGCCTTGGCAGAACTACAGAAGAATGAATGGGATCCCGTGGTCACCTGGGCTGAGAAAAG GTACAATGTGACAATTGGCTCCTCAACCAGCATCCTGGGGCCAAACATTCCAGCCAGCACCAAGGAAACCTTTGTCAGCCATCTGGCATCCTACAACATGTGGGCCCTGCAAG GTATAGAATTTGTAATCACCCAGCTGAAATCGCTGATTCTGTCCATGAGCCTGATTGACAGGCACATTACAGTAGAGAAAGCTGTGCTTCTGTCTCGCCTGGAGGAAGAATACCAG ATTCGGCGCTGGGGCAATGTGGAGTGGGCCCACGACTACGACCTGTGTGAGCTGCGTGCTCGCACGGCAGCTGGGACTCTCTTTGTTCACCTCTGCTCAGAGAGCTCAACTATAAAACACAAGCTGTTGCAGGACTGA
- the GID4 gene encoding glucose-induced degradation protein 4 homolog, giving the protein MPVRSERRRAGGAAGSASSPATGAAASSLVPPPPINTAQPGVATSLLYSGAKFRGQQRSKGNAYEVEVVMQHVDMENSYLCGYLKIKGLTEEYPTLTTFFEGEIISKKHPFLTRKWDADEDVDRKHWGKFQAFYQYAKTFNSDDFDYEDLKNGDYVFMRWKEQFLVPDHTIKDISGASFAGFYYICFQKSAASIEGYYYHRSSEWYQSLNLTHVPEHSAPIYEFR; this is encoded by the exons ATGCCGGTTCGGAGCGAGAGACGCCGCGCTGGAGGGGCGGCGGGCTCGGCCTCCTCCCCTGCCACCGGAGCGGCCGCCAGCAGCCTGGTGCCGCCGCCCCCCATCAACACGGCGCAGCCCGGAGTGGCCACTTCGCTGCTCTACAGCGGGGCCAAGTTCCGCGGGCAGCAACGCAGCAAAGGCAACGCCTACGAGGTGGAGGTCGTCATGCAG CATGTGGATATGGAAAACTCCTATCTCTGTGGATACTTGAAGATTAAAGGCCTTACAGAG GAGTACCCAACCCTCACCACGTTCTTCGAAGGCGAGATAATCAGTAAAAAACACCCATTCCTAACGCGCAAGTGGGACGCCGACGAAGACGTGGATCGTAAACACTGG ggAAAGTTCCAGGCTTTTTACCAGTATGCAAAAACATTTAACTCTGATGACTTTGATTATGAAGATCTAAAAAATGGGGACTATGTCTTCATGAGATGGAAG GAGCAGTTCCTAGTCCCAGATCACACCATCAAGGACATCAGTGGTGCTTCCTTTGCTGGTTTCTATTACATCTGCTTCCAGAAGTCAGCAGCATCTATAGAGGGCTATTACTACCATAGGAGTTCAGAATG GTATCAGTCATTGAATTTAACGCACGTTCCCGAGCACAGTGCTCCTATCTACGAGTTCCGATGA